Proteins from a single region of Drosophila biarmipes strain raj3 chromosome 3R, RU_DBia_V1.1, whole genome shotgun sequence:
- the LOC108024776 gene encoding synapsin codes for MRCVSKEPKSSTLNFSSFKSSFTSNVNFLKRRFSSGDLSSEVDDVDPNSLPPAARPIQDQPTKPPVGGGGGPPNMPPPPAPGQPAGAAPELSLSFGAGKAPATAAPAPPRGVSAPTSPAKSRESLLQRVQSLTGAARDQGASILGAAVQSATQRAPAFSKDKYFTLLVLDDQNTDWSKYFRGRRLHGDFDIRVEQAEFRDITVVSSADTGPVVTMAAYRSGTRVARSFRPDFVLIRQPPRDGSSDFRSTILGLKYGGVPSINSLHSIYQFQDKPWVFSHLLQLQRRLGRDGFPLIEQTFFPNPRDLGEAERDMAYNKDKRTGRDYL; via the exons ATGCGCTGCGTATCGAAGGAGCCGAAAAGCAGCACCCTGAATTTCTCGTCGTTCAAATCGAGCTTCACTTCCAATGTTAATTTCCTGAAGAGAAG ATTCAGCTCGGGAGACTTGTCTTCCGAGGTAGACGATGTCGATCCGAACAGCCTGCCGCCGGCGGCACGTCCCATCCAGGACCAGCCGACGAAGCCGCCGGTTGGGGGTGGAGGTGGACCGCCGAATATGCCGCCACCGCCGGCTCCCGGCCAACCGGCCGGAGCTGCTCCGGAGCTGTCGCTGAGCTTTGGTGCCGGCAAAGCCCCGGCAACGGCGGCTCCGGCACCACCGCGTGGTGTCAGTGCGCCGACCAGTCCGGCCAAGTCGCGTGAAAGCTTGCTGCAGCGGGTGCAGAGCTTGACCGGCGCTGCCCGGGATCAGGGAGCCTCCATTTTGG GAGCGGCGGTCCAGAGTGCCACACAGCGGGCTCCGGCTTTCAGCAAGGACAAGTACTTCACGCTGCTGGTTTTGGATGACCAGAACACGGACTGGTCGAAGTACTTCCGGGGCAGGCGATTGCACGGCGACTTTGACATCCGCGTGGAGCAGGCCGAGTTCAGG GACATCACGGTGGTCTCCAGCGCCGACACCGGACCGGTTGTCACCATGGCCGCCTATCGCAGCGGCACTCGG GTCGCGCGTTCCTTCCGGCCGGACTTTGTGCTGATTCGCCAGCCGCCGCGCGACGGATCCAGTGACTTCCGCTCCACGATCTTGGGCTTGAAGTACGGCGGAGTGCCCAGCATCAATTCGCTGCACTCGATCTACCAGTTTCAG GACAAACCCTGGGTATTTTCCCAtctgctgcaactgcagcgACGCCTCGGACGCGACGGCTTTCCGCTGATCGAGCAGACTTTCTTCCCCAATCCACGAGATTTG GGGGAGGCGGAGAGAGACATGGCATATAACAAGGACAAGCGGACGGGGAGGGACTATCTATAG
- the LOC108024777 gene encoding tissue inhibitor of metalloproteinase: MDSRKHCALLTLVLVAVLAFYGRPVDACMCQPAHPQTHFAQADYVVQLRVFRKSETIEPGRTTYKVSIKRTYKATPEARRMLRDGRLSTPGEESMCGARLELGKVYIVAGRLPTLNLCAYYKEYTKMSITERHGFGGGYAKGANCTVQPCFGQQCFRFPNYADSCKWSPLAKCETDYSACMPHRRQTPNGLISRCAWRRTQLYKKCLSNP; the protein is encoded by the exons ATGGATTCTCGGAAGCATTGCGCTTTATTGACACTCGTCCTGGTCGCCGTCCTCGCGTTTTACGGGCGCCCAGTGGACGCCTGCATGTGCCAGCCCGCCCACCCACAGACGCACTTCGCCCAGGCGGACTACG TGGTGCAGCTGCGAGTCTTCCGCAAATCGGAGACCATCGAGCCGGGCAGGACCACCTACAAAGTCAGCATCAAGCGCACCTACAAG GCAACTCCCGAGGCGCGTCGAATGCTGCGCGATGGTCGCCTGTCCACGCCCGGGGAGGAGTCGATGTGTGGGGCACGACTGGAGCTCGGCAAGGTCTACATCGTTGCGGGAAGGCTGCCGACCCTGAACCTTTGCGCCTACTACAAGGAGTACACCAAGATGTCGATCACAGAGCGACACGGCTTCGGCGGTGGCTATGCCAAGGGCGCCAACTGCACA GTACAGCCTTGCTTTGGACAACAGTGCTTCCGGTTCCCAAATTACGCGGACAGCTGCAAGTGGTCGCCGCTCGCAAAGTGCGAGACGGACTACAGTGCCTGCATGCCGCACAGGAGGCAGACGCCCAATGGCTTGATTTCCCGCTGCGCCTGGCGACGCACGCAACTCTACAAGAAGTGCCTGAGCAATCCGTAG
- the LOC122818597 gene encoding uncharacterized protein LOC122818597 gives MDLIDAQQFTVVQLKRWLAALNLPTIGNKAELAARLNGVDPLVRGTRPESPVPLDAENEDSAEHVQEFDLEDDLGEHFSAENADPRSDQIPAVAEGVSSLQQIRAEIEAGRKELQNILGQVRAASQAVANDVISKPENCNQAGGKQAVQCENFQEAVSGKIPNADGSAHIDSGTDIDVGNGVEQRRMAVVNKESESPSLSLSFAKEMIMDYDGSSCANVWTQQVRNIAEMYNLDAVCVKLVIVAKLKGIAQRWLHANATRIMEPAENLLEQLILAFGDKLSKAEARRKFEDLKWHYGEKFAVYFEAKTMLASSINIDPDELVDQIVEGIPAQNLRDQARIQCFTDPKQILRAFAGIRLDKSNESASKELNKNRSSTRGFRCSNCNARGHIAKDCRKPARNPGSCYACGKYGHFVAQCEERKGNAVNKYHAS, from the exons ATGGATCTAATTGATGCACAACAATTTACGGTCGTCCAGCTCAAACGGTGGTTGGCGGCACTGAACTTGCCGACAATCGGCAATAAGGCCGAACTCGCGGCCCGACTAAACGGCGTGGACCCGTTAGTTCGTGGAACTCGCCCGGAGTCCCCAGTGCCGTTGGACGCTGAAAACGAAGACTCGGCTGAGCACGTTCAGGAGTTTGATCTAGAGGATGACTTGGGGGAGCATTTCTCTGCGGAGAATGCCGACCCTAGGTCGGATCAGATTCCTGCCGTGGCCGAAGGAGTATCGTCGCTACAACAAATACGCGCTGAAATCGAAGCTGGAAGAAAGGAGCTCCAGAACATTCTTGGGCAAGTAAGAGCTGCGTCGCAAGCAGTTGCCAATGACGTCATCAGCAAGCCCGAAAACTGCAATCAAGCAGGAGGTAAGCAAGCAGTTCAATGCGAAAACTTCCAGGAAGCTGTGAGCGGAAAAATACCAAACGCTGATGGAAGTGCTCATATCGATAGCGGCACCGATATCGATGTAGGCAACGGTGTTGAGCAACGACGAATGGCAGTTGTAAACAAAGAATCAGAATCGCCAAGTTTGTCACTTTCGTTTGCCAAAGAAATGATCATGGATTACGATGGATCATCTTGCGCAAACGTTTGGACCCAGCAAGTACGCAACATTGCTGAAATGTACAACTTGGATGCAGTGTGCGTAAAATTGGTGATTGTGGCTAAACTAAAAGGCATCGCCCAGCGCTGGTTGCATGCAAATGCAACGCGTATTATGGAGCCGGCAGAGAATCTGTTGGAACAGCTGATCCTAGCATTCGGCGATAAACTGTCCAAAGCAGAGGCGCGACGCAAATTTGAGGACTTGAAGTGGCATTATGGCGAAAAGTTCGCGGTGTATTTTGAGGCAAAGACAATGCTGGCAAGCAGCATCAACATTGATCCAGACGAATTGGTTGACCAGATAGTCGAGGGAATACCAGCACAGAATTTGCGGGATCAGGCCCGGATCCAATGTTTCACAGATCCGAAGCAAATTCTCCGTGCGTTTGCTGGTATCCGTTTGGATAAGTCAAATGAGTCGGCGTCAAAGGAGCTCAACAAGAATAGGAGCAGCACCAGAGGATTCCGCTGCAGTAACTGCAACGCCAGAGGACACATCGCTAAGGATTGTCGAAAACCAGCAAGGAATCCAGGATCCTGCTATGCTTGTGGCAAGTATGGCCACTTTGTAGCCCAATGTGAGGAAAGAAAGGGAAatgctgtaaataaatat CATGCATCTTAG
- the LOC127011541 gene encoding synapsin has translation MLGIIFKFQFTKFPSVLKAGHCHGGVATARLENQSALQDAAGLVSGAGNDSHCYCTIEPYIDAKFSVHIQKIGNNYKAFMRKSITGNWKTNQGSAMLEQITLTEKYKSWVDEISELFGGMEVCGLSVVVAKDGREYIISACDSTFALIGDTQEEDRRQIADLVSGRMQNVCRPSMAQTGPGKLPSRSSVSSRAESPTDEGMAPTPPLPAGPRPAPMGGPPPIPERTSPAVGSIGRLSSRSSISELPEEPSSSGPSTVGGVRRDSQTSQSSTISSSVSRVGQRPPQTQSSVVEDAEDTMKNLRKTFAGIFGDM, from the exons ATGTTAggcataatttttaaa TTCCAATTCACCAAGTTCCCCAGCGTGCTGAAGGCTGGTCACTGCCACGGCGGCGTGGCCACCGCCCGCCTGGAGAACCAGAGCGCCCTGCAAGACGCCGCCGGCCTGGTGAGCGGTGCCGGCAACGACTCGCATTGTTATTGCACCATCGAGCCCTATATCGATGCCAAGTTCAGCGTGCACATCCAGAAGATTGGCAACAACTACAAGGCATTTAT GCGCAAATCCATCACCGGCAATTGGAAGACCAATCAGGGATCCGCCATGCTGGAGCAAATCACTTTAACCGAGAAGTACAAAAGCTGGGTGGATGAG ATATCGGAGCTCTTTGGCGGCATGGAAGTGTGTGGTCTCTCCGTGGTGGTGGCCAAAGATGGACGCGAGTACATCATCAGCGCCTGCGACAGCACATTCGCCCTCATCGGGGACACCCAGGAGGAGGACCGCCGGCAGATAGCCGATCTGGTATCGGGACGCATGCAG AACGTGTGCCGTCCCAGCATGGCGCAGACGGGACCGGGCAAGCTGCCCTCCCGATCCTCGGTCTCCTCGCGGGCGGAGAGTCCCACGGACGAGGGCATGGCGCCCACTCCGCCGCTCCCAGCCGGCCCACGACCGGCTCCCATGGGCGGACCACCACCCATTCCGGAGCGCACCTCGCCGGCGGTGGGCTCCATTGGGCGGCtgagcagccgcagcagcatcTCAGAGCTGCCAGAGGAGCCCTCCTCCTCGGGACCCAGCACAGTGGGCGGAGTGCGCCGCGATTCGCAGACCTCGCAGTCGTCGACCATCTCCTCCTCGGTGTCGCGAGTGGGCCAGAGGCCGCCGCAGACCCAGAGCTCCGTGGTGGAGGACGCCGAGGACACCATGAAGAACCTGAGGAAGACGTTTGCGGGGATCTTTGGTGACATGTAG
- the LOC127011616 gene encoding synapsin-like produces MSSSSISSRINRNGNAIKSPPPPSGPPPPPPTNVMASVGGSNANSSSGYRNSFSSSLSKDKTSYGNYGSTTSVETITRMDTNTTNTGATATEAGEASGITAITNISNSAGIAAPAPGTGTITTSVTTNDWRSAIGMRSASVYSAPAAVTTVLPGDTSGYDSNSIASQGEEGLNNPSDLPSYTRPSYSRSESNASKHSDLDVIFGDSKTTPASYGNGKYTRAAGSISDADMIFGGPPSNYKSDRFGAAKSMSMSSSGMGSGNGSGMGSGSYKIYEGIQNAAFSDFSDSGSMSSIGSHTKRWSASKEEEDELDLK; encoded by the exons atgTCCTCGTCATCCATCTCCTCGCGGATCAATCGCAATGGCAATGCCATCAAATCGCCGCCTCCACCGTCGGgtccaccaccaccgccgcccacAAATGTGATGGCCTCGGTGGGTGGCAGCAATGCCAATAGTTCCAGTGGCTACAGGAACAGCTTCAGCAGCTCCCTGAGCAAGGACAAGACCAGTTATGGGAACTACGGCAGCACCACCTCGGTGGAGACCATCACGCGGATGGACACGAACACCACGAACACAGGGGCCACGGCCACGGAGGCGGGCGAGGCCAGTGGCATCACGGCCATCACCAATATCAGCAATAGTGCCGGGATAGCGGCCCCGGCTCCTGGTACTGGTACCATTACCACCTCGGTGACCACCAACGACTGGCGATCGGCCATCGGCATGCGATCGGCCAGTGTCTACAGTGCTCCGGCTGCCGTGACCACCGTGCTGCCCGGAGACACCTCCGGCTACGATTCCAATTCGATTGCCTCGCAGGGCGAGGAGGGCCTCAACAATCCCAGCGATCTGCCCTCGTACACCCGACCCTCGTACTCGCGATCCGAGAGCAATG CTTCCAAGCACTCGGACCTCGATGTCATCTTCGGGGACAGCAAGACCACCCCGGCCTCCtatggaaatggcaaatacACCCGGGCCGCAGGATCCATCTCGGATGCAGATATGATTTTCGGGGGACCGCCCTCCAACTACAAAAGCGATCGCTTCGGGGCCGCCAAGAGCATGAGCATGAGTTCCAGTGGAATGGGttccggaaacggaagtggcaTGGGTTCCGGAAGCTACAAGATCTACGAGGGCATCCAGAATGCGGCATTCAGCGACTTTAGCGACTCGGGCAGTATGAGCAGCATTGGCTCGCACACCAAGCGCTGGAGTGCCagcaaggaggaggaggacgaacTGGACTTGAAGTGA
- the LOC108025206 gene encoding uncharacterized protein LOC108025206, with amino-acid sequence MPQPGGDYLIIVTSFLVLICFPDLAQAASYHLENYDLDMDSGGISNSSSEEEFYGGVTSLERPISWLRSASNMIGTPAGHVVIQVAKELLHRSAGNSQVLSLNLTNLLIILLLKVLIFSAGMLGAGHWSAYGYGHGRSSDSNYGLSITSGDDYLITGFLAAQGAGRDECLYAASCACPAAAYEYAKAGRSLLGAIELFQGVPLEKPRYTDLIVLMERAAHDGFQGKVCNTAQTCDGLL; translated from the exons ATGCCACAACCAGGCGGGGATTACCTCATCATCGTCACATCTTTCTTGGTTTTGATCTGTTTCCCAGATCTTGCCCAGGCAGCCAGTTATCACTTGGAAAACTATGACCTGGATATGGATAGTGGCGGCATATCGAACTCCAGCAGCGAAGAGGAGTTCTATGGAGGAGTTACCTCCCTGGAAAGACCCATTTCCTGGCTGAGAAGTGCGAGCAACATGATCGGCACTCCAGCTGGCCATGTGGTCATCCAGGTGGCCAAGGAGCTGCTGCATCGCTCAGCCGGAAACAGTCAA GTTCTAAGTCTGAACCTCACCAATCTTCTGATCATCTTACTGCTCAAAGTCCTGATCTTCTCGGCTGGAATGCTGGGGGCAGGCCACTGGAGTGCCTATGGTTATGGCCATGGTCGCTCGAGTGATAGTAACTATGGTTTGAGTATTACTTCTGGTGATGATTACCTAATAACTGGATTTCTGGCCGCCCAAGGAGCTGGCAGAGATGAGTGTCTGTATGCTGCATCCTGTGCCTGCCCAGCGGCCGCCTATGAATACGCGAAGGCAGGACGTTCTCTTCTGGGAGCCATTGAATTGTTCCAAGG TGTGCCGCTGGAGAAACCGCGCTACACCGATCTCATTGTTCTAATGGAGCGAGCCGCCCACGATGGCTTCCAGGGAAAGGTCTGCAACACCGCCCAGACCTGTGACGGGTTGCTTTAG
- the LOC108025204 gene encoding multiple coagulation factor deficiency protein 2 homolog, translated as MYRMCNLSNLLNFIICIASFSQNFDGTLAVKRGPHHPRGETRRVDQHLTHEEHRIDDDLRDMGVQANLEDLSEEEKIFYMFKAHDNDNNNALDGLEMIQSAMHHNYGYFKNNERDEYLQNATDELEHFIEAIDKFLLIADDNNDGLLHYPEFVKAITGGKEQLNVDRNILR; from the exons ATGTATAGGATGTGCAACCTATCCAACCTGCTGAACTTCATCATCTGCATAGCCAGCTTTAGCCAGAACTTCGATGGAACCCTGGCGGTCAAGCGGGGTCCACATCATCCAAGGGGCGAGACCAGGAGAGTGGACCAGCATCTCACCCATGAGGAGCA TCGCATAGATGATGATCTGAGGGATATGGGTGTGCAGGCCAATCTGGAGGATCTGAGCGAAGAGGAGAAAATATTCTACATGTTCAAG GCCCATGACAATGACAATAATAATGCACTCGATGGACTCGAGATGATTCAGTCCGCCATGCATCACAACTATggctattttaaaaacaacgaGCGGGATGAGTACCTACAAAATGCCACTGATGAGCTGGAACACTTTATAG agGCCATTGACAAGTTTTTGCTGATTGCGGATGACAACAACGATGGTCTGCTGCATTATCCCGAGTTTGTGAAGGCCATAACCGGTGGCAAGGAGCAACTGAATGTGGACCGGAACATCCTGCGCTAA